A single bacterium DNA region contains:
- a CDS encoding SDR family oxidoreductase, producing the protein MQKEVKGTALITGASSGIGLELARLFAKDGIHVVLVARSTEKLQRLATELEDAHSIRAKILPFDLADAGAPDHLFMRTQEESIPVDFLVNNAGFGMRESFEKNDLKQILEMLQVNIVALTHLTKLYVKEMLARKSGKILNVGSTAAYQPGPWMAVYYATKAYVLSFSEALSNELNGTGVTVSALCPGPTRTGFQERAGAKDIQLMKSKMMRVMDAATVAKIGYEGMMKNKRVIIPGFMNRIVATAARIGPRDWSTAIAGSLNKSKE; encoded by the coding sequence ATGCAAAAAGAAGTAAAAGGAACAGCTCTGATCACGGGCGCTTCCAGCGGTATTGGCCTGGAGCTTGCCAGATTGTTTGCGAAGGACGGAATTCATGTCGTTCTTGTAGCCAGATCAACCGAAAAACTTCAACGTTTGGCTACTGAGCTCGAAGACGCTCACTCGATTCGCGCAAAAATATTACCATTTGATCTCGCTGATGCAGGTGCTCCGGATCATCTATTCATGCGAACACAGGAAGAATCGATTCCGGTTGATTTTCTGGTCAATAATGCTGGATTCGGAATGCGGGAAAGTTTTGAGAAAAATGATCTCAAGCAGATTCTGGAAATGCTTCAGGTCAATATTGTGGCACTGACTCACCTAACAAAACTGTATGTGAAGGAAATGCTCGCGCGAAAAAGCGGAAAAATTCTGAATGTGGGTTCTACCGCAGCCTATCAACCGGGCCCATGGATGGCTGTTTATTATGCAACCAAAGCATACGTTCTGTCCTTTTCGGAAGCACTGTCGAATGAATTGAACGGGACAGGAGTGACGGTCTCAGCTTTGTGTCCCGGTCCAACGCGTACAGGATTTCAAGAACGCGCAGGCGCAAAAGATATTCAGTTGATGAAAAGCAAAATGATGAGGGTAATGGATGCTGCAACCGTGGCGAAAATAGGGTATGAAGGAATGATGAAGAATAAGAGAGTGATCATACCCGGGTTCATGAATCGAATTGTTGCAACTGCTGCGCGCATCGGCCCTCGCGATTGGTCTACTGCTATTGCAGGCTCGTTAAATAAATCAAAAGAATAA